A single Tenacibaculum sp. 190524A02b DNA region contains:
- a CDS encoding Lacal_2735 family protein, with amino-acid sequence MLRVNQLHRYKKHLEERYGKLVERANDYKYVDECKSDRSAFKAMKVLEKLNRLKYLDNEISNSII; translated from the coding sequence ATGTTACGAGTAAATCAACTACATAGATACAAGAAACATCTTGAAGAAAGATATGGGAAACTAGTAGAAAGAGCTAATGATTACAAATATGTTGATGAATGTAAGAGTGACAGGTCAGCATTTAAGGCAATGAAAGTTTTGGAAAAATTAAATAGGCTTAAATATTTAGATAACGAAATATCAAATTCTATTATTTAG
- a CDS encoding LytTR family DNA-binding domain-containing protein, with protein sequence MNISVFIVDDESLARIRVKNLINQHESLKIIGDCATGKEAIEKINSLNPDVVFLDIKIKDMSGFDIIENITLPKKPIFIFTTAYNEFALKAFDYFAFDYLLKPFKDERFFSSIEKVIDYKKKEELSNFQNNLENILDIVKDNKGISESPIINNKKINIKSGNKIIFLDIESIKYISASGYYVEIFTVDNKKFLLRESLSSIINRLNSNLFIRIHRSTIINSNFIDEIISSNYGETDVKIKDNKIFRVSKGYKKEFQEALGVK encoded by the coding sequence ATGAATATATCAGTTTTTATAGTTGATGATGAAAGTCTTGCTAGAATAAGAGTTAAAAACTTAATAAATCAACACGAATCTTTAAAAATCATTGGTGATTGTGCCACTGGTAAGGAAGCTATTGAAAAAATAAACTCTTTAAATCCTGACGTGGTTTTTTTAGATATTAAAATTAAAGACATGAGTGGGTTTGACATTATTGAAAACATTACGCTACCCAAAAAACCAATCTTTATCTTTACTACAGCTTATAATGAGTTTGCTTTAAAAGCTTTTGATTATTTTGCTTTTGACTATTTACTAAAGCCTTTTAAAGATGAACGCTTCTTTTCCTCTATTGAAAAAGTTATTGACTATAAGAAAAAAGAAGAACTTTCTAATTTTCAAAATAACTTAGAAAACATTCTTGATATTGTTAAGGATAATAAAGGTATATCTGAATCTCCAATTATCAATAATAAAAAAATAAACATTAAATCAGGTAATAAAATTATCTTTTTAGATATTGAATCTATTAAATATATTTCTGCATCTGGTTATTATGTAGAAATTTTTACTGTTGATAATAAAAAGTTTTTATTAAGAGAATCATTATCTAGTATTATTAATCGGTTAAATTCCAATCTTTTTATCCGCATTCATAGATCAACTATTATTAACTCAAACTTCATAGACGAAATTATCTCTTCAAATTATGGAGAAACTGATGTAAAAATTAAAGACAATAAAATTTTTAGAGTTAGTAAAGGTTACAAAAAGGAATTTCAAGAAGCTCTTGGTGTTAAATAA
- a CDS encoding helical backbone metal receptor — MIDQLNRKIIINNTPTRIISLVPSQTELLVDLGLEPHIVGITKFCIHPNELRKSKTIVGGTKNIKIEKIKELKPDIILCNKEENTKEIVEICEKIAPTHVSDIFTLEDAKGLILQYGKLFSIPDKAEEIINKLNHEIVSFKTFIKNRPYKKVAYFIWRDPWMVAGNNTFINHLLLLNKFENIFSNQPRYPQIDIDNTIQAKNPDLILLSSEPYPFKEKHIIELQEKTHQSKILLVDGEMFSWYGSRLLKAFDYFKRLNNRI; from the coding sequence TTGATTGACCAGCTAAACAGAAAAATAATCATTAATAACACACCTACTAGAATTATTTCTTTGGTTCCAAGTCAAACTGAACTTTTGGTTGACCTAGGTTTGGAGCCACATATTGTAGGAATTACCAAATTTTGTATTCACCCTAATGAGTTAAGAAAAAGTAAAACAATAGTTGGAGGAACTAAAAATATAAAAATCGAAAAAATTAAGGAACTAAAACCTGATATCATTCTATGTAACAAGGAAGAAAACACCAAAGAAATTGTTGAAATATGTGAAAAAATAGCGCCTACCCATGTTTCTGACATTTTTACTTTAGAAGATGCTAAAGGGTTAATACTACAATACGGTAAGCTATTTTCTATTCCAGATAAAGCTGAAGAAATAATTAATAAGTTAAACCATGAAATTGTTAGTTTTAAAACTTTTATTAAGAATAGACCTTACAAAAAAGTAGCTTATTTTATATGGAGAGATCCATGGATGGTGGCAGGTAACAATACTTTTATCAACCACCTACTTTTATTAAATAAGTTTGAAAATATTTTTAGCAACCAACCTAGATATCCTCAAATAGATATTGACAATACAATACAAGCTAAGAATCCTGATCTAATATTACTATCATCAGAACCTTATCCTTTTAAAGAAAAACATATTATAGAATTGCAAGAAAAAACACATCAATCTAAAATTCTATTAGTTGATGGAGAAATGTTTTCTTGGTATGGGAGCAGATTATTAAAAGCGTTTGATTATTTTAAAAGACTAAATAATAGAATTTGA
- a CDS encoding DUF5522 domain-containing protein, which produces MYRQRIELEEGDYYLNEQGYKVFTEQYHLRRGYCCKSGCRHCPYGYDKKTDSFK; this is translated from the coding sequence ATGTATAGACAACGAATAGAGTTAGAAGAAGGAGATTATTATTTAAATGAACAAGGGTATAAGGTTTTTACAGAACAGTATCATTTAAGAAGAGGGTATTGTTGTAAAAGCGGATGTAGACATTGCCCGTATGGATATGATAAAAAAACAGATAGTTTTAAATAA
- a CDS encoding DUF4197 domain-containing protein yields MKKLIILFLAFQFVGCAELQKVVSQLPNQGVLTQDQIGNGLRQALDNGIQHQVTKLTAKDGFYKNELVKILLPEELQVVDKGLRKIGLSSLADEGLRAINRTAEDAVKTATPIFVNAVKGITFNDAKNILLGEQNAATTYLQGKTNTALYNKFNPVIKNSFGKVGADKIWGDLITKYNSIPFVKKVNPDLTDYVTTEALKGVFKMIAVEEKGIREKVGLRNTDLLRRVFALQDKR; encoded by the coding sequence ATGAAAAAATTAATTATACTGTTTTTGGCTTTCCAATTTGTTGGGTGCGCAGAATTACAAAAAGTAGTAAGTCAGCTACCAAACCAAGGAGTTTTAACACAAGATCAAATAGGAAATGGATTAAGGCAGGCTTTAGATAATGGAATTCAGCATCAGGTTACAAAATTAACAGCTAAGGATGGTTTTTATAAAAATGAATTGGTGAAAATATTACTTCCTGAAGAGTTACAGGTAGTGGATAAAGGGTTGAGAAAAATAGGGTTGAGTTCTTTGGCAGATGAAGGGTTAAGGGCTATTAATAGAACAGCCGAAGATGCTGTTAAAACGGCAACTCCAATTTTTGTCAATGCTGTTAAGGGAATTACATTTAATGATGCAAAAAATATATTGCTAGGAGAACAAAATGCTGCAACTACGTATTTACAAGGAAAAACAAATACAGCTTTATATAATAAATTTAATCCTGTAATTAAAAATTCTTTTGGAAAAGTTGGAGCAGATAAAATATGGGGAGACTTAATAACAAAATATAATAGTATTCCATTTGTAAAAAAGGTGAATCCAGATTTAACTGATTATGTAACTACAGAGGCTCTAAAAGGAGTTTTTAAAATGATTGCAGTTGAAGAAAAAGGAATTAGAGAAAAAGTGGGATTACGTAATACTGATTTATTAAGAAGAGTTTTTGCTTTACAAGATAAAAGGTAA
- a CDS encoding nucleotidyltransferase family protein, translating into MNYKETLFFVAKCLTISHEEENKKLVEEKIVSGSVNWDNVVKLSTSHFVFPALYCNLKRADFLQYLPNDLVEYMQHITQLNRERNEQIIEQAKEINQLLLDNGITPIFLKGTGNLLEGLYEDIAERMVGDIDFIIHKSDYLQTIKLLKSKNYSYVANLKYNFPSFKHYPRIQNEQKIAAVEIHKQITIEKYANEFNFDFVVKDKQVINGVNVLSYQHQLCLSIIAKQINDDGIYFKDISLRNAYDVFLLSKKTSAKNSFDKLNKLKKPLNSFLASCHFVFGEIESLDYKDCKDTQSYLSFFKRLLNDSQLQKKHFSKQKKYIYLKSRLNIIYKSIFDKDHRFWLIKRLTDNELKKQLKNLN; encoded by the coding sequence ATGAATTATAAAGAAACTTTATTTTTTGTAGCTAAATGTTTAACGATTTCTCATGAAGAAGAGAATAAAAAACTAGTTGAAGAAAAAATCGTTTCTGGAAGTGTTAATTGGGATAATGTAGTTAAACTGAGTACTTCTCATTTTGTTTTTCCTGCTTTGTACTGTAATTTAAAACGTGCTGATTTCTTACAGTATTTGCCAAACGATTTAGTTGAATATATGCAGCATATTACCCAACTAAACAGAGAGCGAAATGAACAAATAATTGAACAAGCCAAAGAGATTAATCAACTTCTTTTAGACAACGGCATTACTCCTATTTTCTTAAAAGGTACTGGAAATTTACTTGAAGGATTGTATGAAGATATTGCTGAACGTATGGTTGGAGATATTGATTTCATCATACATAAAAGTGATTATCTTCAAACTATTAAACTATTAAAATCAAAAAATTACTCATATGTTGCTAATTTAAAATACAACTTCCCTTCTTTTAAACATTATCCAAGAATTCAAAATGAGCAAAAAATAGCAGCCGTAGAAATTCATAAACAAATAACCATTGAAAAATATGCTAATGAATTTAATTTTGATTTTGTTGTTAAAGATAAACAGGTTATCAATGGAGTAAATGTTTTAAGTTATCAACATCAACTCTGCTTATCTATAATAGCTAAACAAATTAATGATGATGGTATCTATTTTAAAGATATTTCCTTGCGAAATGCATACGATGTTTTTTTACTTTCTAAAAAAACATCAGCTAAGAATAGTTTTGATAAACTAAACAAATTAAAAAAACCTTTAAACTCCTTTTTAGCTTCTTGTCATTTCGTATTTGGTGAAATAGAATCTCTTGACTATAAAGACTGTAAGGATACTCAATCTTACTTATCTTTTTTTAAAAGATTATTAAATGACAGTCAATTACAGAAAAAACATTTTTCTAAACAAAAAAAATACATCTATCTAAAAAGTAGATTAAATATTATTTACAAATCCATATTTGACAAAGATCATAGGTTTTGGCTAATTAAAAGACTAACTGACAACGAGTTAAAAAAACAATTAAAAAACTTAAACTAA
- a CDS encoding sensor histidine kinase: MKFISFKKNKLTLFFAIFYAFICSLHLVKVYYLKNIGYRYTNKSWSILLTDSLIDYLLVILLFVAINKTTLKLLKRKKSWKQIAFIHLAFSFLMSFSIVLGIYIFHISNGNIKLNHSIPKEILRYTISTIDINVLIYFVIILIIYSYHYLKKNEKNEKEKSSLEKQLIKTRLNLLRSNLQPHFLFNTLNSITTLIDIHPKKAQDTIIDLSSFLRELLDAKEQLTTDLFCELNTLKKYINILEVRFSDSFSFNTNIEDKTILNAKVPYLLLQPIVENSVKHGYSYNHTVLTIALTIKKKNDFIVISIENDGQLLSENFCAKKMNIGLESTIERLKSTYEKFYTFEMRNNKNKSGVITTITFPYIVLKKNTNID, from the coding sequence ATGAAATTTATTAGTTTTAAAAAAAATAAGCTAACATTGTTTTTTGCTATTTTCTATGCATTTATTTGCTCATTACATTTAGTTAAAGTATACTATTTAAAAAATATTGGATATCGTTACACTAATAAAAGTTGGTCTATTCTTCTTACTGATTCTCTTATTGATTATCTATTAGTAATATTACTTTTTGTAGCCATAAATAAAACTACGTTAAAACTCCTAAAGAGAAAAAAATCATGGAAACAAATAGCCTTTATTCATTTAGCTTTTTCTTTTTTAATGAGTTTTTCTATAGTACTTGGCATTTATATTTTTCATATTTCAAACGGCAACATTAAGCTTAACCATTCTATTCCAAAAGAAATTCTAAGATATACTATTAGTACTATAGATATAAACGTACTTATTTATTTTGTAATTATACTTATAATTTATTCTTACCATTACCTAAAGAAAAATGAAAAAAACGAAAAAGAGAAATCATCTTTAGAAAAACAACTTATAAAAACTAGACTAAACTTATTACGCTCTAATTTACAACCTCATTTTCTTTTTAACACTTTAAATAGTATTACTACTTTAATTGACATTCATCCTAAAAAAGCTCAAGATACTATTATTGATTTGAGTAGCTTTTTAAGAGAGCTATTAGACGCTAAAGAACAACTAACTACGGATTTATTTTGCGAATTAAATACTTTAAAAAAATATATAAATATTTTAGAGGTTCGATTTTCTGACAGTTTTTCGTTTAATACAAATATTGAAGACAAAACTATACTTAATGCTAAAGTTCCTTATTTATTATTACAACCTATTGTTGAAAACTCTGTTAAACACGGTTACTCATATAACCATACTGTTTTAACCATAGCCCTCACCATAAAAAAGAAAAATGATTTTATTGTAATTTCTATTGAAAATGATGGCCAATTACTTTCTGAAAACTTTTGCGCTAAAAAAATGAATATTGGACTAGAAAGCACTATTGAAAGGTTAAAAAGTACTTATGAAAAGTTTTATACATTTGAAATGAGAAATAATAAAAATAAAAGTGGTGTAATCACAACTATCACTTTTCCCTATATTGTTCTTAAAAAGAATACTAACATTGATTGA